One Gammaproteobacteria bacterium genomic region harbors:
- a CDS encoding TCP-1/cpn60 chaperonin family protein, translating to DQDIGIQTARRAMEEPLRQIVSNAGDEPSVVINKVIEGKGNYGYNAATGEYGDMIAMGILDPTKVTRTALQNAASIAGLMITTEAMVADLPDDAAATPAPDMNEMGMM from the coding sequence GATCAGGACATCGGCATCCAGACCGCGCGCCGCGCCATGGAAGAGCCGCTGCGCCAGATCGTCTCCAATGCCGGTGACGAGCCGTCCGTGGTTATCAACAAGGTTATCGAAGGCAAGGGTAACTACGGTTACAACGCCGCCACCGGAGAGTACGGCGACATGATCGCCATGGGCATCCTGGACCCGACCAAGGTCACCCGCACCGCGCTGCAAAACGCCGCGTCGATTGCCGGCCTGATGATCACCACCGAAGCGATGGTGGCCGACCTGCCGGATGACGCTGCGGCGACGCCGGCGCCGGACATGAACGAGATGGGGATGATGTAG